The genomic DNA TTGTATTGTTATTTAATTAGTTTTCATGTTTTATTGTAGTAAAAAAGGAATTCTTATTATAGATGGATTGTTGCTGAAATTACaaaatttgaagtaaattcttGCAAATTTCAGATTTTCGGGACAGTTTGCACGGTGTTTATTATTTTGGCTATAACCGGAGCTCCCGATGTCGAAATGAGGCGATTCAGTTGCCGTTGGAAAGGTTACGAGAAGACCTTTAAGTCAAGTATGATCTCAGATTTTATTGACATTCCAAACTGCCCATAAAAAGGCTAGAGACATTCAGTTCAGATTTCTAATTTAAGAATTAAACTTTATGTAGGATACTTATTTGTATTGttactaaataattaaaataatataatatttagaTGTTGGACAGTTAGTTGAGGGTAGGAATAGATTCAAAAATATTAGAAACGTACCTGATTGGGGGAGAACAGTTACACACAAAAACAAAGAGAAGCACGGGAGAAAGAAGGCAGGGAAGAATTCAAGAGGAGAATTGGTGAAGCAAGATTAAAATCTAGAGTTTTATCTTCTCTTTACTTTTCTTAAATGTAACCTTGTTAGCATGTATTTATTGTGTATATCTCTCTTTCTTGTGATGTTGAACTATCTGCTTCTAGGTCTGTAATGGATTCATATGATTTCCTATAAATTACTCTTTCATTCTCTATTATGGTGTTCATTAAAATTGTTTATAGTGATTTGTATATAATGCTTTTTAAGGAATGGTCAACCTTGAACTTGACTTAGTAATTTAGGTTGACTTGGAAGACAAAATCTAAATTAAGACATAATCACTATAACTAAGGATTgacatatatgttaatttgtgTTTAAGATAGGAATATACTTGAACACCCTTGGTAGTCAATATAAGGCTGTAGCTAATACTGTTCAGAAACTTAAATTCTTCGTAGGAATACGGGAATTAGTCAATGAATTAGGATCACTTGAGATACGGAAGGTCCTTGTGATTAGTTAGATGCCTTAGACTAATAATTGGAACACTAAAATAGAGATATTTGAGTAGTTTATTAAAGAACTCAAGATGAAGTTACGTGCCTAGATTATTTAATATTGAAATCTATTTGTGTTAGTTTATTAACTAGTGGTAAACAGTTTATATTTTGTTTTGACTTGAATTAGAAAAAAAATGGTGTTTGGTAATTAACAGCTTAAAATTAGTCTATGTGGAAACGAATTATTTATACTACTTGTTACGACATGTACACTTGTATTTGACTTGTAAAATCGCTAACAAATATTCCCTTTGCCTGCGACAAGTTCATACGAGGAACCTTTCTTGATTGATCTTGGTGAAATACAGGTAATACCGACCAAATTTCAGCAAATTAAGTTAAGATCAACAAAGTGAGAATTACATATTTCATACCATTCTTCACAGGAACAGTAAAAGAGGAATCGTGATTGAAGGAGATAGAATAATGAATATGTTAGGTGTCGTAGTGCAACAGTTTGGAGGAAGCCACAGTCACAGCCAGAATAAGGACATGAGGATGGTTGGTGAATATATTGTTGTTATAGAGTGAAAGACTCTAATAAACATACAAACTAGAATCTTAGCATACAAACTAGAATCTTAAACTGATTAGACGTTATACAGGGAAACTAATTGAAAAAATGTAGATTCTTTGATATTTTTTGAAAGATATAATCCGcactaattaaaataattaagatacacataacatctactttagATGTTAAACCTCAAACTTTGTCAAAAAAATTAATGTATAGATCGGCAATAATGAAAGTGTATTGATTATCGAAAAATGACAAATTTATAAGGATTCAAAATTGATTTTAGTATTTATTACGTACATAAACTTGTATAAAATTATAAAGAACTTCACAATATTTTAGGGTCTCAAATTTTGGTGGACCTAGTGTGATCGCACTCTCTCCACTTGGTTAGGACCACCTATGCTTGAGCCAGATCTCCCGTTGCCGCAATTGAATACGGCACCTTAGCCTCACTCGCCTGTAGCTGACTCCTCCGCACCTGAAACCAAGAATCGATAAAATCTCGGTGAAAGACTATAAATAACGGATTTTTGATAAACATTGATGAAAATAACAATTCTCCGAAGGAATAGTTGAGATTACCGATTTGATTACGCATATGGAGGTTGGGTAAGGTCTGATACGCATTATAAATTTGGGTAACAAAATAATACGCAATCCAGTTTAGGGTACTAgctaatattttaatttaataaagGAGACACGCATTTCGAAATGGGGTAACACAGTAAAAGATACCTAATTGTGGTTTGCGTAACTGGTAATACGCAAAACAGAGTTGGGTAATATGAGTAACACAACAATGATTGAGATTATACACACACAGTCGGTACAACCTATACATACACTATCCATACTGAACCAAATCTAAATCTCACATTTAATTcctttcttgtttttcctttcaAATGAGGATCTCTTTCTCCCGTATtaattaaattttgaattttgctGCTAAAAGTGTTAAAGGTGGAAGAAGTTTTTATTCAGTACGGATATAAGGCCTGGGTATTGAAATGTGTATTATTATACATCTCTCCGGTAAATCGGTAATCTTGTTATTCTTAATCAAAAAATCGTCATTTTTTCCATTTTTTCTAAAATCTCCTCCCTCCTTGAAACCCAAATTCGCCATTTCCATCTAACAATGCATATTACCTCCAAAACAACCACAAACCCTAGCTAGATCCCCTCTCACAAGCATTATCACAAATCAACAATTCCAATCAAATTAATTTCTCAATCGTTAAGTATAATTAATTACGCACAACATAATTTGACATTGTATATTTCGCATTTGTATATGTAAAAGAATGGAGTGTATCATTGCCGACACCAATATATTCGTTTAACTAGGTCAACCAACATAATAATATTCTTTGCAGCTTCAACATAATAATTTGTTTAACTAGGTTTACTGGTAATATTCAGAAGCTAAGCATGAAGGTATCACATTTTGTTTCCTTGGTTCTTGTTATCCACTCTTCTTTGATCAAGTTCTTTCAAATATCCCGGGGTTGACCTCTTGGATCTGTCTCTGCTTATAATTTCTCCTTCCGCGAGGTGTCCTGCTTATACATACATGATACATACATACAAGAAAGAGTACCTTCGCTGATATAAACGTTTGTTTTGGAATTTCTGGATGTTAGATTGTGTAACATAAAGCCTGTCTATCTTTTCACCTGCAGATCTTTCTTCTTTATTTTTTGCCTTTCGAGATTTAGACTCAAGCAGAAGTTGCATTGAGCTGATTATTAACCTGGCATCTGCTAGCAATCGGAGGTTATTTTAATCTGAAATAACCAAATATAGGCTTGTGGCATGATCATAATACTATGGAGATTAAAGATTGCATATTATAAACACTGGGGAGCACGGACTTGAATAATTTGATCAATCTAATCTACTTCCAGAAAAGAAGCTTGAAAAAGGAAAGACCATCGAAATGACCAATGAAATTACAATTTTCTCTTCAACAAACTTGATAAACCAAGCCCAACAAAAAAATTGTAAAGTAATTTTCTTTTAAGTCCCACCAGTGGACTGCATGAAAGAAATTTGGAGTTTTTTTTACAGTAATAACTTTTGTTTTGTAACAAAGTCTCACTTGCAAACTCAGAAACAGTTGCCGCAACTGAACAATGTGATGGGGTTAACAGAAACCCCTGGTTCAGATTTATCTTTACTTTATCAGCCTCATGGAACTAGGGCCTACCACAATTTTTTCTGCATTTGCAGCTTTCATATGTCGAGCAGAAGCCTCCTGGGGTCTTCTATAACATCTTTGATGCGCCTCAAGAAGAATACGGCCTCTCTTCCATCAATCAGCCTATGGTCATAAGTTAGGGCAATATACATCATTGGCCGTGAAACAATCTGTCCTCCGACAACCATTGGACGATTCACAATAGAATGCATTCCCAGAATAGCAGACTGAAACGTAAATAGAAAGATATAGTTATGAGTGCTTTTATAATACGGACATGAAAGTGGTGAGATGCTGACATACTGTTACAAAAAAGTAAATCAAAGTTTAAATTTACACTGGCATAAATTACATCAGGCTTGTTTTTTAACAAAATCCCAAAACTTATCGCAACAGCATCTGTATGGTAGTATGTTAGAGTAGAATACTTGCATGTAGTAAGACCTTGCGTCACTAAATGTGCATGTTAATAGTTTACAGGTGACTTGCATCTATGAGAGTTCGTACTCAAAATAGAGAACAAGTGGCTTTGTGAAGTTAATGTGATTGTGTTCTACAAAGATATTCCTTTATTTCATTTTCTGAGTAAGCTTTAAAAAAAAGAGTTTCCGTGCCTCAATCTTTTAAAATCCGTCCACAACTTTCCACAAAATACAGTTCAAAGGGTGATCATTGATATGGAGATCTGAGAAAGCACCCCTGCTGGCCAATATAAACAATAGTCAAAAGATTTGCTATGTAATATTCATCTGAATGTTAAATGTAGGATTTAATTGAGATTTTTATAGGTCTGGTTCTTATGGAATTTTAAAGTACTAATTTCTCTTAGTCGTACACCACGGGTTTAATATGGAAGGGTCTGATCATAAATAGGCAAACAAATACCTTTGAAAAATAAAACTTTCCTTAGTTGTTATATActtataatttaattaaattgTTTATTATAGATAGCTAAAAAAACCTGCTTGTACAACATCATACCTGTGGAGGATTAATAATGGGAGTACTTAAGAGACTTCCATAAACACCTCCATTAGATATTGTGAATGAACCTCCAGCCATCTCATCAATAGATATGGAACCGTCAGTGGCCTTTTTTGCTAGAGAGTTAATCTCTTTCTCTATGTCAGCAAAGTTCATTTTCTCAGCATTGCGAATAACTGGGACAACCAGACCCTTCAAAAAAAAATAACAGAGAAATAAATCTCAACAGTATTTAAGCATTCAGTAAACTACATCCATTAATGCTTCTATTTTGTTATCCAACAAGTATGATTTACATAGTACATTAAAATTTTAGATTATTTACTATTTAGTGTGCAATATACACATCTGCTCTTAAATGGAGTACTTCATGAGCCAGAAAAAAATTAAGGTCTTTGTTCTTTTGTACAAGTGAAATAATCTAAAGATATTTAATAATAGAACAGAGATGAACAACAAAAGATGATACAGACAAAGCAAGAACATCAGTAGATAACACAGACAAAGAACACAAATCCAAGGTGAAGCTTTGAGCATAACTTATTACACAAAGCATACTTATGACAGAAGATTGTCAATTATAAAGTAGAGGTTAGACACAGAGACTTTAAATTCTACCCTCCAGTGGGATCTTTTCAAGAAACAGATTGCAAACTTTGAATTTCAGTTCACCAATTAATTTCTAGTTAATACCAAGAAGAAAACTAGTTTTCAGTCTGGAACTTGTATATATTCTGTTTCAAAAGAAGCAGATCAAAACAGGATAACCACCTTCTCTTTTACATGGTACCTCTTATAAATTATTCAGTAAACAAATTTTTGTATTGTGATTTATGTTCATTAATATAGACGCAGTATAAGCTACATAATTGATTACACAAGGAAAACCTTCAGGTATACTCTGAATCCTTTAAAAGCTATAATCTAAGTAAATGTTGCAATTCCTGGTACTGCCATGAAAAGTTTCAGACAAAACTTTATGTTGGAAGACCAAAGTCCCATTACAAACAAGGAAAACTAGAAAGCAAACATCATGGCAACAAGACATAACCGTGCCATCTTAAACAGTGGCTATGTTAAAGAGAAAAGGGAATATATTTAGCAAGTGTGATTTTATTCTCTGTAAATAATATTTTCCGAAAAAGGCCCACGACTTTGTAAAGTTCTGACTAAATATTTGCCTGAATTACGGCTGATATTGCTACACATCCAAGACATTTTCCAAGTGTCAGGGGGGCATTAAAAGGCATTTTAATTTAAGCCAAAGAACCAGGGAAAGAGTCTGACATATGACAAATTAAAAATTAGACAAAATAGATATAAAATGTCTAAAGTGCAAAGTTATTATTCATTTCATGATACTTTCTAGTGCTCTACATTTATACACCAAATAAGGCCTAATATATTGATTTTGGAATAACTGCAAATACACCGGAACTCTGAGTTGACAGGAACTTGTACAGTTCAAAGGAAGTATAAGTTACTATGCTAGGCCTAATATATTGATTTTCATCAATTGATAATTGGTCATTTTAGAGAGATGAGTAATGTGGCATGAATGAAATGTcaattatatattaaaaaacaCTAGAATTACAAAAATTAGTGACTCACCTTTGACGTACCAACAGCTATACTAATATCAATATAATCTCGATAGATAATGTCATCCCCGTCAATAACTGCATTAATGATTGGCTGGTTCTGGAGCCCACTTACAGCAGCCTGAAACAAACATCTTAGAAATTAAACGATACATAGGTGTTCAAAATGGTGCAACAATACAGAAATCCAACTACACGTCAAAGGGAATGGGTACTAGCATACTACTACACGCACTTTGACAAAACCTGACATAAGTCCTAGTTTAACTCCATGCTTCTCAAGGAAGGCATCTTTATACTCAGAACGAAGCTTCATCAAATTAGTCCTGGACAGCAGATATGTCAGTATCCAAAGGGAAAAAAATATAGGGGAGATATGCACGATCATACAAGTCCAAAGCTACAATGCTTAAAGTATTAGAACAATCTATCTTTAAATGTGTTTAACAATGTCAGCTGGGTTAAACTACAACCCTACTTACAATGTGTTCATCAAGTAATTCTTTTTCTCTTTGTATTAAATTCATCTTTCAATCATTTTCATTCCAATAATTATCATGTTCTATTTGAAAGATACCAGTTTGTAAGGAAAGTCAATACCACCATTACATTTGACATAGGAAATGAAGATGACCATTAAAAGTGGCTTTAGACATTTTGAGACCAAAAGGAATAAGAACTACTTGAAATTAAGACAGAATTTAAAAGCATTTACTACAAAGAAAAGTAAAAACTTCAAGCACTAACAGTACTAATATTATTTGGAACATACATATCAACATCATTGAATGTGGTTAGCAATGCAAAAGTATTTTGGGAATCTTTAAGCCGTGTTGCAACTCGTTTCCTTAGCCTTGTCATTGGAACCTGAAAGCAGGTAAAATTGTGGGCAAAAACACGGGGATGTAATCAGCTAAGAAATTGATAAGAATAGTCACACTGGAGTTGAATTAAAAGGGGTGTGGTCAAAGATTTAAAGTGAAACAGTAACATGACATCTTCAATAAattattagaaatcctgatgctTACTCTTCTTTCCCTTTCCTTTGGTGGAAGCTGTGGTTCTGAGGCTGAGGGTCTAGAAGTTGGCGGGGAAGGTACTTTGGGCTTATCCTTGGGCAGTGTTGTTTCTGCCTTTGGCATTTGCTTGTCCGCCTTCTTTTCGGCAGGAGCAGGAGAAGGCTCAGGCGCAGGCTTGCTAGGTGGCTTCTCTGAGGGAGCTACATGTGTTACACCTTCACTAGACTTCGAGATAATTGCTACTTTAGTCCCTGGTTCCACGGTGTCACCTTCTTTGGCTACAAACTGATAAGAAAAAAATTACAAACAGTTAGTTCAGAAGCATGATAATTTTCATTGAATTGGCACTGCTAAAACTTGTAAACTGATACTAATCCTGCTAATATCTACTACCTCTTTGATAATACCAGATTCCGGACTTGCAACATCAATTGTCACCTGAAAGTTGTAAATTAACAATTTAATTTTGAAGTTTGAACACGCAACTTGAGACGGTGTGAACAATGTAGAGCTCAAAACATGTGAAGTACCTTATCAGTTTCAACTTGGGCAATTGGCTCATCAATATCAACATGATCACCAGGTTCTGCTCACATTTATTACAAAATGAGTTCCAAATTGAATTAGATGCACAATTTTATATTCCTACAAACAAATTGCTTAAAGAAAATGAAACTATAACGTTAAGCATTTATTAACCAATGCAGAATTCTACAAACCGTGGATGGCGAAACTTACTCTTCAAAAAAGTGGCTAGCGTGCCATCAGTAATAGATTCGCCCATAAAAGGTACAACAGCCTCAACTAGTTCACCTTCATAACATAAAAATAATACAATAAGACTGCAGATTTTTAAGCAGTCACAGTAGATGCTCAAGGaaagaagagaaaaagaaaatttataaataaacatCATACCACTATCTGAGGAGAATGATCTACTCCACACCGTTGTAATATTATTTATTCGAATATATGTTACATCATTCCTGTGAACATAAAAATAATGAAGGATGTTAATGATCTTGCAGAAGCTTGCAAAAAGGAACAGAAAAGAATCATAACATACTAAAGGTATCCAAGTGAACAACCATCTTTTATCTATAATCTATAAGTTGGAAACACTACAGAACATATTAACAAGAACATGTAAAGGTTGTACCAACCTTAGAGGCCTTGAATTATCTGACCAGCCTATACATGATTTATAGAACTTCAGTAAGGGTATAATAACATTTGCATCTATACATTACTCTTGCGTCAAAATAAGCAGAACCATTCAGATTACCTCGATTAAGAACGTTGCGCGTAAGTTCTGATCCTCTTTTAAGATATAGACTCTGTAAAAGTCACAAACATTAGACGAGTGTCTCCAAGGGCTATACTAATCTAGAAgaaatatattaataatttatatgaACCACAAAATGAAAATTAAAGGAAAAACTTACAATGTAGAAATGAAGAGAAATTATAGTGGTCAACAGATTTAAGCACATTGCAATAACAGTACACTTGACTTGGTGTGTCTAGTCTACACTTCATGCGGACAAAGCATAACCAAAGTAAACATGAGAAATGATAGTTAACAGTTCACAAATGTCCAACTCATTGTTGAGAAAGAGTAGGTCATAACTCACAATTAGGCCAGGGTTCATAAGTAGGTCGTAACCTAAGAAGCAGGGACACCTGGGTCGCATGCCGAGTCCCCATGTCGGATACTTGGACTCACGTATCTCCGAAGCGGACACGCGGATTCATTCAAGATACTAATCAGAAATTTTATCTTTAAGAATTTTAGTCAATATTTATTTTAGCAAACTACACTCCCAAACTTAAGTATCAATGTCTATTAGTTACTACAAAAGTATTGATTATCGTTTTCATTTTTGCATAAACAAAAAGTTTTTACTAGTATTTTTGTGTTTTAGATTAATAAATGATGAATTTGATTTATTTTTCATGCAATTTTTAGTTTTGTTAGTAGATTTAATAATATTTAACATGAAATACATATGaatttttttgtttatttttccCGTATCCTCCCGCACCGTATCCCCATATTATTATATTTGTCGAGATCCCGTATCCCCGCACTACGCACTCGCACTCCCGCACCAGTGTCCTTGCTTCCTAGGTCGTAACTCACAAGGAGGCCAGGGTTCATAAGTAGGTCCGTATCATAGTATAAGGGTCGCAAGGACCAGGGTGTTAATCAATAGTTCCTGCCGACTAAATGCCCATGATAACAATCTAATAACCGTAAAAATATCTACCGTCATTAGTATTTAACCAACTCGACTCAGCCTCATTCAGCTAGGTAAAGGTCCAGTACAATATAAACCTCAATGCAAAAGCAAAGAACACCGTGATCCCTATCCCTTCTCCCTCAACCAAACCTCTTTCGTTTCAAAAGAATTTATAAAACAAATACGCAACCGATCACCACAACAAACAAAACAACCAGAAAGTATGTATCATTAAAATACACCTATAATAAGAAACGAAAAAAACAATTAAACCTCATTCTCGACATAGGTGCGTGGATGTGATAACGCAGCTGCAGACCTAATTCGTTCAAACGACTTCTGAAAATAAACACAATCACAATCATAACACACAAAAAACAAACAAACATATATAACAAtcaatatataaattaataaactaACCGATGAAGAAGAGGCAGTACACGCAACTTTGCGCCTTACGATAGACCAAATCATAACTTGAATTTAAACCTATATCTATAAACACAAATCAGATGAATATATATCAGTGATTCATAAATAAACAAACAAAATGAGATATTAATATAACATACAGAAATAATTAAATACAACAAGTAACAAGTAATTATGAAGCATAAACAGGATATAAACAAGCATGAATATGGATTAATTGCAGAAAATAGAATTAAACATATGTATTAATTATGAGACCTGGTTGCAGAGGAGAAGAGCAGAATAGAAAAATGAacgagtattattattattattgttattaaaAGAATGATTGAAATAATAATTACAAACAAATCCACCAATAAAAATACGCCAAACGAAACACGTATTAGAAAGACCGAATTAGGAAAAGGGACGCAAGACAATACTATTGTGGGCTGATGGGTTGACAGTTGACTGGTCCGGGTCCGGACACCACAAGCACGTGTCGGAAGGATGATCTAAATGTTTTGTTttactttttcaattttaaataaataaaagaagtCTCGACTACTACTCCATCCGCTTTATCCAATTGTATACAGTTTTTTTTCAATTTCAACACGTATTTTAAGGTGAATGAAAAACATActtctataatttattttaaaaacatcaaattttgatttagaaaaaaaagaaattaaaataatttatacaagTATGTTATAAAGGAGCATTAAAATACGTGTCTATAAATATCTGATCCATACTGAACTAATTAATGTTGAAAATATTAACTATTAGAGCAACATAGAGgcaattatatataatatttaacaAGCCAATGTCAATAcaacaattaacgaaacaaaacaTGTAGGTAAAAAACATGCATATCAGTAACTGTAAGAACAAAGAAAGACCAGAAATTGTACCCGCAACAGTGGAGTCGTCAGGCCTTCCTCGAAGCcctgactgctcttgaagagataattgCCCCCACCTACTGTGTTGGGATGTTTGCAATGCCTCATCCAGGATAAACAGCTCCGAGCTTGATGTTCACATCAACAACAAACTCAACTTCGactagcacctcagtcgccggaaaaatcACTAAATGTGTTTGTGAGAGCAGAGAAAGTAGATAGGAAGAAGAGAGAAACTAGAGAGTTTTGAGATGTGTTTTCTCTGTATCTACACCTTCTGTTTTCCTTCGATATTTATAGTACAAGAAATGAAAGTGTTTCCGACAGACTTAAATATTGTATTAACTCAGCTGTTACAGAATATAATATTTAATTCTCGGTCATTACAGAATATACATATTAAATTCTCATCcgttataataaatatatatatattaaattctCAGCCGTTACagaatatatatattaaattctcagtcgttacagaatatatatatatataattctcagccgttatagaatatatatattaaattctCAGCTGTTAcagaatatataaatatatatattcaaataagttTAATTAAATCAGAGTTGACCAGCTCAGCCCATACAAGCCCAGTCGAGTCTAGCCCACATATCAATAAACTTATTTTTCCagttaaaataatattaaatcaataattaatttaaattaattattaaacgAATATCATAACTCTTTCAGGTTCCCCGCTttaactcaatttctctatcgatttcattaagaaaaattcttaaacccatatatgaaagtttaagttccCATATCAAGGAACAACTTTCAATCATTAGATTTTGgaattaacatcaagaacataataaacTTATGATCTAAAACTCCatttttctaacaatcccccacaaatccatataGAAGTGCGATCAGGTTTTTCATCATGACTTTTTTTTCtgagtcggtacccttccgagtttgaaccctcctaagtcctctacttcgatggctaccggattcaaatggaatgtttcaccttgaatcttaatccgtttagtgTAACCATGTTCCATAGATGATGACAAGTCAAtggctatggtgccaatctacgactttgagacattaatggtcttgtctcgatcctgttcgtcgaatgtttcaaggaataaccctttcctctaattgcgaccacacaattacattcgcttagctgggcatctctaGAGATATACTACTTCTATCTCAttaaatgacttgatcccattcaaaGTTTTGACACTCTTACTTTTctagcagtgtcagtaccttctaggtttacagggaatagactcagatacaatagtatcatctatgtagcaaagatactaccaattcatcctttTAGCTTGTTATTGCCACATTGAATATACTttgagggatctcctctcatgtgtattgggttcccactgttgatgaattatgatgggttgacagtcccatccccaaccttgacttgaGGACCACTGCAGCTTGACTtgaggaccactgcaggttccagtcctttagtcaAAGGATCAACtttattctgagttcctatgaactttATAGATATAATCCTATCAaacactaaaccccttatagacttgagtctaacttggatgtgtctctttgttttagcattataccttttactgctaatcttgtcaatagttgttcgactatcacaatgaatagcaatagcaggaagcagtctgcttactacaggtatcgCAGACATAAGTCTGTGTaactgttattccctaacaatacaacaagaattacagaagggggttgaatgtaattctggctactttttcaagattttaaaacagttccaactcgataaatatataggtgtttgatttgcagagtgtgaaatgaaagagttatataaatcaaaatacaaagtaataaaaacacaagcttttaaaactttctggtggatttgaaagtatccacctgatatatatatatatatatatatatatatatatatatatatatatatatatatatatatatatatatatcgaatgagaaccctgtgaagcttgaatagctcacagctgcttacaagtagaacaaacataCTACAGAGAAATTTtttgacaagtacaactttttctatctctctttaaaagGTGTTTACTTAGTTGAATGTtttactagctacacttggtttatatattaccaagtttacatgacaataagacaagataataaaacaaaacatatctagtctaactccatgctgcttcactactctattccagcatctttgaatatcttcataattgtatga from Apium graveolens cultivar Ventura chromosome 5, ASM990537v1, whole genome shotgun sequence includes the following:
- the LOC141724337 gene encoding dihydrolipoyllysine-residue succinyltransferase component of 2-oxoglutarate dehydrogenase complex 1, mitochondrial-like isoform X1, which gives rise to MIWSIVRRKVACTASSSSKSFERIRSAAALSHPRTYVENESLYLKRGSELTRNVLNRGWSDNSRPLRNDVTYIRINNITTVWSRSFSSDSGELVEAVVPFMGESITDGTLATFLKKPGDHVDIDEPIAQVETDKVTIDVASPESGIIKEFVAKEGDTVEPGTKVAIISKSSEGVTHVAPSEKPPSKPAPEPSPAPAEKKADKQMPKAETTLPKDKPKVPSPPTSRPSASEPQLPPKERERRVPMTRLRKRVATRLKDSQNTFALLTTFNDVDMTNLMKLRSEYKDAFLEKHGVKLGLMSGFVKAAVSGLQNQPIINAVIDGDDIIYRDYIDISIAVGTSKGLVVPVIRNAEKMNFADIEKEINSLAKKATDGSISIDEMAGGSFTISNGGVYGSLLSTPIINPPQSAILGMHSIVNRPMVVGGQIVSRPMMYIALTYDHRLIDGREAVFFLRRIKDVIEDPRRLLLDI
- the LOC141724337 gene encoding dihydrolipoyllysine-residue succinyltransferase component of 2-oxoglutarate dehydrogenase complex 1, mitochondrial-like isoform X3, which produces MGESITDGTLATFLKKPGDHVDIDEPIAQVETDKVTIDVASPESGIIKEFVAKEGDTVEPGTKVAIISKSSEGVTHVAPSEKPPSKPAPEPSPAPAEKKADKQMPKAETTLPKDKPKVPSPPTSRPSASEPQLPPKERERRVPMTRLRKRVATRLKDSQNTFALLTTFNDVDMTNLMKLRSEYKDAFLEKHGVKLGLMSGFVKAAVSGLQNQPIINAVIDGDDIIYRDYIDISIAVGTSKGLVVPVIRNAEKMNFADIEKEINSLAKKATDGSISIDEMAGGSFTISNGGVYGSLLSTPIINPPQSAILGMHSIVNRPMVVGGQIVSRPMMYIALTYDHRLIDGREAVFFLRRIKDVIEDPRRLLLDI
- the LOC141724337 gene encoding dihydrolipoyllysine-residue succinyltransferase component of 2-oxoglutarate dehydrogenase complex 1, mitochondrial-like isoform X2, producing the protein MIWSIVRRKVACTASSSSSFERIRSAAALSHPRTYVENESLYLKRGSELTRNVLNRGWSDNSRPLRNDVTYIRINNITTVWSRSFSSDSGELVEAVVPFMGESITDGTLATFLKKPGDHVDIDEPIAQVETDKVTIDVASPESGIIKEFVAKEGDTVEPGTKVAIISKSSEGVTHVAPSEKPPSKPAPEPSPAPAEKKADKQMPKAETTLPKDKPKVPSPPTSRPSASEPQLPPKERERRVPMTRLRKRVATRLKDSQNTFALLTTFNDVDMTNLMKLRSEYKDAFLEKHGVKLGLMSGFVKAAVSGLQNQPIINAVIDGDDIIYRDYIDISIAVGTSKGLVVPVIRNAEKMNFADIEKEINSLAKKATDGSISIDEMAGGSFTISNGGVYGSLLSTPIINPPQSAILGMHSIVNRPMVVGGQIVSRPMMYIALTYDHRLIDGREAVFFLRRIKDVIEDPRRLLLDI